From Halostella salina, one genomic window encodes:
- the nadA gene encoding quinolinate synthase NadA, with translation METADIETDLSLFKYDNLEQLPEAYRELDEDERTARIEAARDELGDDVVVLGHNYQRREIVEHADFVGDSYGLSVEAAETDADYVVFGGVTFMAESADVITDDDQSVILPSMEASCPMAGMAEALQVDAAWAEITAAAPDRDIVPVTYMNSYADLKAFCAEQGGAVCTSSNAADVFDWALSKGDAVLFLPDKHLGENTAHELGLEDSVAEWDPWDPEGKDAGEVAASDIVLWDGYCQVHERFRPEHVRQIREDHDDANVIVHPECRREVVEAADVAGSTATIRETVAEADPGETWAIGTEIHLTNHLQWWHPEVNVVPLCGEACMDCNAMRQIDPNYLAWVLEELAAGWERNVVSVKSETAELAELAVERMLAIA, from the coding sequence ATGGAAACGGCTGACATCGAGACGGACCTCAGCCTCTTCAAGTACGACAACCTCGAACAGTTGCCCGAGGCGTACCGCGAACTCGACGAAGACGAGCGAACGGCACGCATCGAGGCGGCCCGCGACGAACTCGGCGACGACGTGGTGGTGCTCGGCCACAACTACCAGCGCCGGGAGATCGTCGAGCACGCGGACTTCGTCGGCGACTCCTACGGCCTCTCCGTCGAGGCCGCCGAGACCGACGCCGACTACGTGGTGTTCGGCGGGGTCACGTTCATGGCCGAGAGCGCGGACGTGATCACCGACGACGACCAGTCGGTGATCCTCCCGTCGATGGAGGCGTCCTGCCCGATGGCGGGGATGGCGGAGGCGCTGCAGGTCGACGCCGCGTGGGCGGAGATCACCGCGGCAGCGCCGGACCGGGATATCGTGCCGGTGACGTACATGAACTCCTACGCCGACCTCAAGGCGTTCTGCGCCGAACAGGGCGGCGCGGTCTGCACGTCGTCGAACGCCGCCGACGTGTTCGACTGGGCGCTGTCGAAGGGCGATGCCGTCCTCTTCCTGCCGGACAAACACCTCGGCGAGAACACCGCCCACGAACTCGGCCTCGAGGACAGCGTGGCCGAGTGGGACCCCTGGGACCCCGAGGGGAAGGACGCCGGCGAGGTCGCAGCGAGCGACATCGTGCTCTGGGACGGCTACTGCCAGGTCCACGAGCGGTTCCGACCCGAGCACGTCCGGCAGATCCGCGAGGACCACGACGACGCGAACGTCATCGTCCATCCCGAGTGCCGTCGGGAGGTCGTCGAGGCTGCGGACGTTGCGGGCAGCACCGCCACGATCCGCGAGACGGTGGCCGAGGCCGACCCCGGCGAGACGTGGGCGATCGGGACGGAGATCCACCTGACCAACCACCTCCAGTGGTGGCACCCGGAGGTGAACGTCGTCCCCCTCTGCGGCGAGGCGTGCATGGACTGCAACGCGATGCGCCAGATCGACCCCAACTATCTCGCGTGGGTGCTGGAGGAACTGGCCGCCGGCTGGGAGCGAAACGTCGTGTCGGTCAAGTCGGAGACGGCCGAACTCGCCGAACTGGCCGTCGAGCGCATGCTGGCGATAGCATGA
- a CDS encoding L-aspartate oxidase — translation MTGARTADVLVVGSGIAGCSAALAAARAGADVLLVTKAERPEDASTDWAQGGIATTRGDPESLKRDVLAASDGTADPEAVDTLMADAPTAVRDVLVETLDVPFDGTDAGYDYAREAGHSRERILHVDASTGRHLLRPFLRHLDGHERVTVLEDTAALDLITEEGQVRGALLDTAPTGDPVFAGATVLATGGIGACYRRSTNPAAATGDGVAMAALAGADVADMAYVQFHPTAYAGDAAGGDDAAGDTFLVSEAVRGEGALLRNGDGERFMPGYHDDAELAPRDVVARAVAAERDATGEVRLDVSPLEFADEFPDLAAKCEERGVDPDAGIPVAPAQHFLCGGVAVDEQGRTSLDRLFAVGECARTGVHGANRLASTSLLEGLVWGRRAGRAAAGNEVVECESPELRDSDPDLPDRFAAEKFTRLRRVMDEYAGIRRTPEGLDRARSVLRRLKGEVDAYARTRTSRELYELRNAAVTSLLVVRAAAEHDESVGCHWIAEPDPAPAGD, via the coding sequence ATGACGGGGGCGCGCACCGCCGACGTGCTCGTCGTCGGCAGCGGCATCGCGGGCTGTAGCGCCGCGCTCGCCGCCGCGCGGGCGGGTGCGGACGTGCTGCTCGTCACGAAGGCCGAGCGTCCCGAGGACGCCAGCACGGACTGGGCGCAGGGCGGCATCGCCACCACGCGGGGCGACCCCGAGTCGCTCAAGCGCGACGTGCTGGCGGCCAGCGACGGCACCGCCGACCCCGAGGCCGTCGACACGCTCATGGCGGACGCCCCGACTGCTGTTCGGGACGTACTCGTCGAGACGCTCGACGTGCCGTTCGACGGGACCGACGCGGGGTACGACTACGCCCGCGAGGCCGGCCACTCCCGCGAGCGGATCCTCCACGTCGACGCCAGCACCGGGCGGCACCTCCTCCGACCGTTCCTCCGCCACCTCGACGGCCACGAGCGCGTGACCGTGCTGGAGGACACCGCCGCGCTCGACCTGATCACGGAGGAGGGGCAGGTCCGCGGCGCGCTGCTGGACACCGCGCCGACCGGCGACCCCGTCTTCGCCGGCGCGACGGTGCTCGCGACCGGCGGCATCGGCGCGTGCTACCGGCGGTCGACGAACCCGGCTGCGGCGACCGGCGACGGGGTCGCCATGGCCGCGCTCGCGGGGGCCGACGTGGCCGACATGGCGTACGTGCAGTTCCACCCGACGGCGTACGCGGGCGACGCGGCTGGCGGCGACGACGCCGCCGGCGACACGTTCCTCGTCAGCGAGGCCGTCCGCGGCGAGGGCGCGCTCCTGCGCAACGGCGACGGCGAGCGGTTCATGCCGGGCTACCACGACGACGCGGAACTCGCGCCGCGGGACGTGGTCGCCCGCGCCGTCGCCGCCGAGCGCGACGCGACCGGCGAGGTCCGGCTTGACGTGTCCCCGCTGGAGTTCGCCGACGAGTTCCCGGACCTCGCGGCGAAGTGCGAGGAACGCGGCGTCGACCCCGACGCTGGTATCCCGGTCGCGCCCGCCCAGCACTTCCTCTGTGGCGGCGTCGCGGTCGACGAGCAGGGGCGGACCAGCCTCGACCGCCTGTTCGCCGTCGGGGAGTGCGCCCGCACCGGCGTCCACGGCGCGAACCGCCTCGCCAGCACGAGCCTGCTGGAGGGGCTGGTGTGGGGCCGCCGGGCCGGACGGGCGGCCGCCGGCAACGAGGTCGTCGAGTGCGAGTCCCCGGAACTGCGCGACAGCGACCCCGACCTCCCCGATCGTTTCGCGGCGGAGAAGTTCACTCGCCTGCGCCGCGTGATGGACGAGTACGCCGGCATCCGCCGGACGCCCGAGGGCCTCGACCGCGCGCGGAGCGTCCTCCGCCGGCTCAAGGGCGAGGTCGACGCGTACGCCCGCACCAGAACGTCGCGGGAGCTGTACGAACTCCGCAACGCCGCGGTGACCAGCCTGCTCGTGGTCCGCGCGGCCGCCGAGCACGACGAGTCGGTTGGCTGTCACTGGATCGCCGAGCCCGACCCGGCCCCGGCGGGGGACTGA
- the nadC gene encoding carboxylating nicotinate-nucleotide diphosphorylase — translation MPVTDRQVERWLREDLGHHDATNDVPGETTGRLVAREAGVAAGLDAAVATFDYLGVDAERQAEAGDCIEPGEAVLTVSGAAQSVLRGERVAVNVAGHASGVATKTRAAVDAAREVTDDVAVAGTRKTTPGLRGVEKRALSTGGGDTHRLDLSHMAMVKENHAAELGLEAAIQRFQERTSFATKVEAEVEEPADAPRAAAAGADIVLLDNMSPAETSEAVDLLRDAAAGALAEASGGITVDDVPAYARTGVDVISMGSLTHSAPSLDYSFRTG, via the coding sequence ATGCCGGTGACGGACCGGCAGGTCGAACGCTGGCTCCGGGAGGACCTGGGCCACCACGACGCCACCAACGACGTGCCCGGCGAGACGACGGGCCGTCTGGTCGCACGGGAGGCGGGCGTCGCCGCCGGGCTGGACGCCGCCGTCGCCACCTTCGACTACCTCGGCGTCGACGCCGAGCGACAGGCCGAAGCCGGGGACTGCATCGAACCGGGCGAGGCCGTCCTGACCGTTTCCGGCGCGGCGCAGTCGGTGCTCCGTGGCGAGCGCGTCGCGGTCAACGTCGCCGGCCACGCCTCCGGCGTGGCGACGAAGACCCGCGCGGCCGTCGACGCCGCCCGCGAGGTCACCGACGACGTGGCGGTGGCCGGGACCCGCAAGACGACGCCCGGGCTCCGCGGGGTCGAGAAGCGGGCACTTTCGACGGGCGGCGGCGACACCCACCGCCTCGACCTCTCGCACATGGCGATGGTCAAGGAGAACCACGCGGCCGAACTGGGGCTGGAAGCCGCGATCCAGCGGTTTCAGGAGCGCACCTCATTCGCGACGAAGGTGGAGGCGGAGGTGGAAGAGCCCGCCGACGCCCCGCGGGCCGCCGCGGCGGGAGCCGATATCGTCCTGCTCGACAACATGTCGCCCGCGGAGACGAGCGAGGCGGTCGACCTGCTCCGCGACGCCGCGGCCGGCGCGCTCGCGGAGGCCTCGGGGGGGATCACCGTCGACGACGTGCCGGCCTACGCCCGGACCGGCGTCGACGTGATCTCGATGGGGTCGCTCACCCACTCCGCGCCGTCGCTGGACTACTCGTTCCGGACCGGGTGA